The Ramlibacter algicola genome segment GTTGCGGTGCGACAGCATCACGCCCTTGGGCTTGCCGGTCGTGCCGCTCGTGTAGAACAACCACGCCAGGTCGTCGGGGCCGCGGTGCTCCATGTCCAGCGGTGCCGCGTCGAACAGGTGCGCGTATTCCTGCGTGTCGACGTCGACGACGCGAGGTGCGCCCGCGGAGCCCGCGCCGATATCGGAGGTGACGAAGGCCCACGAAGCCTGCGCGTGCGACGCAATCCAGTCCGCCTCGCGCACGTGCAGCTTGGCGTTCATCGGCACCACGGCCAGCCCGGCCCACCAGCAGCCGTAGAGCAACTCGAGATAGGCAGGGTGGTTGCGCAGGAACAGCGCGACGCGGTCCCCCGGCTCCAGGCCGGCGGCGCGCAGCGCGCCCGCCAGCCGCTGCACGCGGTCGGCCAGTTGTCCATAGGTCCACAGCAGGCGCTCGCCCTCGTACAGGGCCGGACGCCGTGGGTCGAGGCGCGCGATGCGCGCGAGCGATGCCGCGAGATTCACGCTTTCGTCACCACCGCGCAGGCCAGGCGCGGCCCGGCGTTGCCGGTCGGCTGCGTCTTGTAGTCGTCCGGGTCGCGGTGGACGATCAGCCCGCGGCCGACGACGTCGTTGGCGCCGCCGCCGACCGAGATCGCGCTGCTCTCGAAGCTGAACTTCGCGACGCCATTCGCGTCGGCCTGCAGCGACTGCAGGTCGCCGGCATGCGCCGGTCCCATGCCGTGCTGGCCGTGCGGCGCGCCGGCGGGATTGAAGTGGCCGCCGGCGCTCATGCCGTCGCCGCTGGAGCAGTCGCCTTTCTCGTGCACGTGGAAGCCATGCACCGCGTTCGGCTTGAGGCCGCGCACCTCGCCGCTCACGCGCACCTTGGCGCCGGCCTGCTGGAACCGCACCTGGCCGGCGGTGGCATTGCCGGTGGTGGGCGCGAGCGAGGCGGTGGCCGCCGGGCCGGACGGCGTGGTGGCGCAGGCCGCGAGCAGCGCGGCGCCGAGCAGGGCGATGGAGCAGGTCGTCTTCATGCGGGTCTCCCGAGGGTGAGAGTCCGCACTGTAGGCGCGCCGGCGCCCGCGTGCCAGCCCGTCAGTGGCCGCGCGCGATGCGCAGCAGGCGCTCGAGATGCCGGTCGTGGATGCCGTGGCGCCCCAGCTCCTCGAACGTGCGCTGCGCGTAGTCCAGCGTGGTGCCGTAGCGGCCGCACGCGTCGCTGAAGATCCGGCGGTACTCGTCGGGCGTGAGCACGCCGGTGTGGTTGGGGCTCTTGCGCGAGAGCGTGAAGGCGAGGGCGTTGATGGGGCCGTGCGGCGTGTGGCAGGTGAGCCAGCGCGGGTCGTACACGCCGGTCACCATCTCGCGTGCCCACAGGCGCACCAGCACTTCGGGCGCCGAAGCCTTCGGGATGCGGAACACCATGCCCTGGCAACTGCCACCCGTGAGCAGGCCCAGCACGAGGCCCGGGCAGTCGGGCGTGCCGCGGTTGACGCGGCTCCACATCTTGAGTGCGCGGTGCCAGCCGTTGACGCGCGCCGGGCGGCGCTCGGCATAGTCGAACTCGGGCTTCCAGATCAGCGAGCCGTAGCCGAAGACCCAGAGGTCCTCGTGCCCGCCCCAGTCGGCCAGCACCTTCTCCAGCATCGGCGCCGGGTCGCGCACCGGCGTCACCGCGATGTCCATGGCGAAACTGTAGCGTTGCACGGGCGGGCGCGTCACGGGTGGTCACCACGCGGCCAACGCGGCAGGACCTTGCAGGTAGGATGCCCCGATCCCATCGCTTCAGTGCAACAGCATGTCCCTGCATCCCGTGGTGGCCCGGGTCACCGACCGCATCCGCGAAAAAAGCGCGCCGTCGCGCGCCCGCTACCTGCAACTGGTCGAGCGCATGGCGGGCCGGGACCGCGGCAGCGACCGGCTGGGCTGCGCCAACGTGGCCCATGCGTTCGCGTCGATGCCGCAGGACGCGCGCTTCAAGGTCATCACCGAACGCGCGCCCAACCTCGGCATCGTCACCGCCTACAACGACATGCTGTCGGCGCACGCGCCGTACGCCGGCTTCCCGGACGTGCTCAAGGACGAGGCGCGCCGGCACGGCGCGACGGCGCAGGTTGCCGGCGGCGTGCCCGCGATGTGCGACGGCGTCACGCAAGGCACGCCGGCGATGGACCTGTCGCTCTTCTCGCGCGACGTCATCGCGATGGCGACGGCGGTGGCGCTGAGCCACGACGTGTTCGACGGCGCGCTGCTGCTGGGCATCTGCGACAAGATCGTGCCCGGCCTGCTGATCGGCGCGCTGCAGTTCGGCCACCTGCCGATGGTGTTCGTGCCCGGCGGCCCCATGCCCAGCGGCTTGTCCAACACCGAGAAGGCCAAGGTGCGCGAGCTCGCGGCGCAGGGCCAGGTCGGCCGCGCCGAGCTGATGGAGGCGGAGCAGAAGGCGTACCACACGGTCGGCACCTGCACCTTCTACGGCACGGCCAACAGCAACCAGATGCTGATGGAGGCGATGGGCCTGCACGTGCCGGGCGCCGCATTCATCCAGCCGCAGGACGGCCTGCGCGAGGCGCTCACGCGCGAGGCGGTGCGCACGCTGCTGGGCAACGTCAAGACGCGCCGCTTCACGCCGATCGGCCGGCAGGTGGACGAGCGCTGCATCGTCAACGCGATGGCGGCTCTGCTCGCCACAGGCGGGTCCACCAACCACTTGATCCACTGGGTCGCGGTCGCGCGCGCCGCCGGCATCGCCATCGACTGGGACGACTTCGCCGAGCTGTCCTCGGTCGTGCCGCTGGTCGCGCGCGTGTACCCGAACGGGCAGGCGGACGTGAACGCGTTCCAGGCCGCGGGCGGGCCTGGTTACGTGATCCGCGAACTGCTCGGCGCCGGGCTGATGCACGACGACGTGCTCACGGTGCGTGAAGGCGGGTTGCGCGAGTACACGCGCGTGCCGGTGAACGACAACGGCTTGCAGTGGCGCGACACGGGCGCGTCGCGCGACGAATCAGTGCTTCGACCTGCGGCGCAGCCTTTCAGCGTCACGGGCGGCCTCAAGCTGCTGACCGGGCAACTGGGGCGCAGCGTGATCAAGATCTCCGCGGTGCCGCAGGACCGGCACCTGGTCGAGGCGCCGGCACGCATCTTCGACACGCAGGATGCGCTGCTGCGCGCCTTCCAGGCCGGTGAGCTGGAGGAGGCCTGCCGCTCCAACGGCAGCAACGGCCTGGTGTGCGTCGTGCGCTTCCAGGGGCCGCAGGCCAACGGCATGCCGGAACTGCACAAGCTGACGCCGTCGCTGTCGGTGCTGCAGAACAAGGGCTACCGCGTCGCGCTGGTCACCGACGGCCGCATGAGCGGCGCGTCGGGCAAGGTGCCGGCGGCGATCCACGTCTCGCCGGAAGCGGCCGCCGGCGGTCCGCTCGGCCTGCTGCGCGACGGCGACGTCGTGCGGCTCGACGCGGAAGCGGGGCGGCTCGAGGTGCTCGTGCCGCACGAGGACTGGATCCGTCGCGAGCATGCCCGCCTGCCGGCGTCGCAGGCGGAGGACAACGGCATGGGGCTGGGCCGCGAGCTGTTCGCGGCGTTCCGCCGCAATGCCGCCGAAGCGGAGCAGGGGGCTTGCACATGGCTGTGAACCGGGGCGCGGCGCTGTCCGCGCTGGACGTGATGCGCGATGCACCGGTGATCCCGGTCATCGTCCTCGACGACGTGGCGCATGCAGTGCCGCTGGCACGCGCGCTCGTCGCCGGCGGCATCCGCATGCTGGAGGTGACGTTGCGCACGCCGGAGGCGCTGGATTGCATCCGCGCGATCGCGAGCGACGTGCCCGATGCCGTGCCCGGCGCGGGCACCGTGCGCAATGCCGCCGACGCGCACGCCGCCATCAAGGCGGGAGCGCGTTTCGCCGTCAGCCCGGGCTACACGCGATCGGTGGGCGAGACCTGCCGCGAAGCGGGGTTGCCGTTGCTGCCCGGCGTGGCGACCGGCAGCGAGGTGATGGCCGCGCTCGACGGCGGCTACAAGGAGCTGAAGTTCTTCCCGGCCGTGCAGGCCGGCGGCCTGGCGATGCTCAAGGCCTTCGCGGGTCCGTTCCACGACGTGCGCTTCTGCCCTACCGGCGGCATCCATGCGGGGAATGCGCCCGAGTTCCTCGCGCTGCCGAACGTGGCGTGCGTCGGCGGGTCGTGGATCGCGCCCCCGGAGCTGGTGCGCGCGGGGCGCTGGGACGAGATCACGCGGCTTGCCTCCGAAGCCGCGGCGCTGCGGCGCGGCTAGGAGCAGGCTCCTAACGCCGCGCGAACGGCGGCTGGTCGAAGTGCGCCACGCGCGTCGCGCGGCCGGCGATGCACACCTCGCGGAACTGGTACAGCACCGCGGCCGTCGGTGCCGCGATCCATCCCTGGCCGACCGGCATGCGCAGCACCGGATGCTCGCCGGCATCGGACGGCTCCAGCATCGGCGCGTCGGTGCGCATGAATTCGTCGACCGGGATGCGGTGGATGCTGGCGACTTCGCCGTCCTGCGGCACGAGGCCGCGCGCCTCCCCGGCCCACACCACCACCGGCGAGATCAGGAAGCCCGAGCGCGTCGCGTAGTCGTCCAGTTCACCGAGCACGTCGTCGCGCGTGAGTTGCAGGCCGACCTCCTCCTGCAATTCCCGCAACGCCGCTTCGACCGCGGTCTCGCCTTCGTCGACACGGCCGCCGGGCAACGCCCACTGGCCGGCGTGGCGCGCGAGACCCGCGCCGCGGCGGGTGAGCAGCAGGGCGGCGTCGGTGCTCCACGTCGCCGGTGCGCGCACACCGGCCAGCGCCGCGCCGGTGCCTTCCTCGCACAAGGCGACGGCCACCGCGGCATGGCGGTGCTCGCCATGCGCGATGCGTTGCAGGGGCCATGCGGCGAGCCGCTCGCGGATCGAGCCGCGCAATGCTTCGTCCAGCCGCATGCGTTCAGCGGCGCGCGGCGCGGCCCAGGTGGGTGCCGCTGTCCAGCAGCACGAGCTCGCCGGTCACGGTGCGGGCACCATCGGCGAGCCACACGATCGCTTCGGCCACGTCCTCGGGCGTGCACGAGTTCTGCAGCGGCACGTCCGCCTCGTAGGCCGTGCGGACCTTCGCTGCTGCTTCTTCGCCGACGCCACGGGCGAACCACCGCGACGTGATCAGACCCGGGCACACGGCATTGACGCGGATGTCCGGTGCGAGCTGGCGGGCCAGGTGCAGCGTCATCGCGTTGAGCGCGCCCTTGGATGCGATGTAGGGCACCGACGACCCGATGCCCAGCGCGCCCGCCACCGATGAGACGTTCACGATCGAGCCGCGGCTCACCTTGAGATGCGGCGCGGCGGCGCGCACCATCTGGAAGGCGCCCCAGGTGTTCACGCCGAGGATGCGCTGGAAGGTCTCGGCATCGAGCGCGTCCCAGCGTGCCTGGTCGCCGAACACGGACGTGCCGGCGTTGTTCACGAGGCCGTCGAGGCGTCCCCAGCGGCCGATGGCGGCGTCGACGAGGGCGCGGCAGTCGGCGTCGGCGGCAACGTCGCCGCGCACCACGAGTGCGTCGGCGCCGGCTTCGCGGCAGGCCGCCGCGGTGGCTTGTGCTTCATCCTCGCTGCGCGAGTAGTTGACGAGCACGTCCCAGCCGCGGCGTGCGAGTCCGAGCGCGGTCGCCGCGCCGACGCCGGTGGCCGAACCGGTGATCAGGGCCGTCTTGCGTGCATGCATGCCCCGAGTCTAGGTGCGCCGGGACACATGGCCTTCGCGATGCACGGCGCGATGTGCGGACAACGTGCCGGCGCCTTGCACGGCAGAGTTCGATCATTACAATGTTATTACCCTCCCGCACACGCCATGCCGAACCCTCCAGCACGCTTCACGTTCCTGCTCGACCCGCAGCTGAAGCAGTCGTTCGAGCGCCTCTGCGAATCCCAGGACATCACTCCGTCGCAGCTGATGCGCCAGCTCATCAAGGGCCACCTGGCCGCGCACGGCGTGCGTGCCGATCCGCCCGCGCCGAGGAAACGCCCGTCGCGGCGCACCTAGCCTCCTGCCTCCGGACGATCAGGTTCGCCCCCGATTTGATTAGCATCGCGGCGTGCCCCCGGTACCCCAGCTCAAGACCGCCCGCCTGACCGTGCTGCTCGACCCGTCGAGGAAGCAGGCGTTCGAGCAGGCCTGCCACGCCAACGACATGACGCCGTCGCAGGTGCTGCGGCACCTGATCCGCGACTACGTCACCAGCGGCGGCCGCTCGCTGTCGCCGTCCGTGCGGCCCATCACCGTGCAGCCCGCGCGCGAGGACGACGCGTCGGCCGCGCCGCAGCGGCGCGCCGCGCGGCGCACCGCCACCAGGAACTAGGCCGTCCGCGGCCTCGTCGATACTCGGGCGCATGCCCGAATCCCATGCTTCCACCGAGCTGCGCTTGCGACGCGGCGAGCCGCGCGACCTCGACGTGATCACCTCGTTCAACCGCGCGATGGCGCTGGAAACCGAAGGGCGTCGGCTGCAGGACGAGCGCTCGCTGGCCGGCGTGCGGCGGCTGCTCGCCGAACCCGCGCTCGGCTTCTACCTGGTGGCCGAGCGTGCCGGCGAAGTGGTCGGCTCCCTCATGGTGACCTACGAGTGGAGCGACTGGCGCGACGGCCTGTTCTGGTGGATCCAGAGCGTGTACGTGCGGCCCGAGGCGCGCCGGCAAGGCGTGTTCCGCGCGCTGTACGCGCACGTGTCGTCGCTCGCGCTCGCGGACCCCGGCGTGTGCGGGTTGCGCCTGTACGTGGAGCGGGAGAACGTGCGTGCGCAGGCGACCTACGAATCGCTGGGCATGCACCGCACGCACTACCACGTGTACGAGGCGGAGCGGCCCGGCGCGTCGTTCTTCGATTAGGGAGAGCTCTCCAGTGCGGTGCCGGTCCGCCGGCTGGAGCGCGTCGCGAGCGTTGCGCGCAACAGCCTGCGACGCCGCGCGGCGATCGGCGAAATTTCATGCATCGATCGCATCGACTGATGCCGCTGACCGCATTGCCTACGGGTTTCCACGGATCAGCATTCCCGACCCGCGGCTTGCCGCGCGCCCGGACCGGGGGGTCCGAAACTCTATACTCGCGGGTTGTCCTGCGCTGCACAACAGTGGCTGGATGGCAGCCCCGCCCCACCGGACGGAGCCACTCCCTACAGAGTTCACAAAGGAAAGATTTTGCGGTCCGTTTCCCTGCGCATCCTCGTAGCCGCCGCGACGCTGGCGCTCTCAACCCTCGGTGCCCCGATCGCGCAAGCGCAAGCGCAAACGGCACCCGCCGCTGCGGCCGCCTCCGGTGCCGCGCCGGAAGCCAGTGCCGCCCCGGCCGCCGCTTCCGCCGCCGTCGCCCCCGCGTCGGGCCAGCCCGCCGCCAAGAGCGCTGAAGCCCTCGACAACCCATACGGCATCGAAGCGCTCTGGAAGGGTTCCGACATCGTCGCCCGTTCGGTGCTGATCCTGCTGGCCATCATGTCCGCGGGCAGCTGGTACATCCTGGTGACCAAGCTCCTCGAGCAGACCCGCCTGAACCGCGCGGCCCGCACCGCCCAGACCAAGTTCTGGCAGCAGGGCACGCTGCGTGACGGCGTCAACTCGCTGGAGAAGAACAGCGCCTACCGCTTCATCGCCGATTCGGGCGTCAGCGCCACCGAGGACCACGCGGGCCTGAAGAAGCACATCCCGATGGAAGACTGGATCTCCATGAACGTGCAGGGCGCCGTCGACCGCGTCCAGGCCAGCACCCAGAAGGGCCTGGCGTTCCTGGCGACCGTCGGCTCGACGTCCCCTTTCGTGGGCCTGTTCGGCACGGTGTGGGGCATCTATCACGCGCTGACCGCCATCGGCATCTCCGGCCAGGCGTCCATCGACAAGGTGGCCGGCCCCGTGGGCGAAGCGCTGATCATGACGGCCATCGGCCTGGCCGTGGCGATCCCGGCGGTGCTGGCCTACAACTGGCTTGCTCGCCGCAACAAGGCCATCATGGATGAAGTGCGCGAATTCAGCGGCGAACTGAACGCCGTGATCGTCGGTTCGGCGGGTCGCGCCTGATCGCCGGCCTGTAAGGGAGCATTCCCATGGCCATGGCAGTTGGGTCGTCGGACGACGACGACGACGTCATTTCCGCCATCAACACCACGCCCCTCGTGGACGTGATGCTGGTGCTGCTGATCATCTTCCTGATCACCATTCCCGTGGTCACCACGTCCATCCCCGTGCAGCTCCCCAAGGAGCGCGTGGAGGTGCGCGAGACCAAGCCCGAGAACATCGTGATCTCGGTGGACAACGCGGGCAACATCTTCTGGTACGACAGCAGGGTTCCCGACGTCGAGAACCTCGTCGGGCGCCTGAAGAAGGTCGCGACCATGAAGCCTCAGCCCGAGGTGCACATCCGCGGCGACAAGGACGGCAAGTACACCGGTGTCGGCAAGATCCTCTACGCCTGCCAGCGCGCCGGCGTGACGAAGGTCGCCTTCATCACCGAACCGCCCCCGCTGGGCGGCTGAGGGAGAAGCCGCACATGCTAGGCAAGAAGAAACCGGTCCGGAGCCTGCGCGCCACGCACGCCGACCCGGAACCGATGATGGACATCAACACCACGCCGCTGATCGACGTGATGCTGGTGCTCCTGGTGATGCTGATCATCACGATCCCGATCCAGCTGCACGCCGTGAACCTGGAGCTGCCCGTCGGCCAGCCCCCGAAGAGCGACATCAAGCCGGAGAAGATCCAGATCGACATCGACGAGCGCAGCACGGTCTACTGGCAGGGCCTGCCGGTCACCGCGGCGGAACTGGACCAGAAGATGTCCGAGCTGTCGGCCCAGGGCCTGCAGCCCGAGATCCACCTGCGCCCGAACAAGGACTGCCAGTACTCGGTGTTCGCCAACGTGCTGTCCACGACCAAGCGCAAGGGCCTCAACAAGGTCGCCGTGATCGGAAGCGAGCAGTTCGTCCAATGACCACCGCCACCGTCCACGACAAGCGCCGCTACGGCGCGTCCACGCCCGGCCGCCGAGCGGTCGGCACCGGCATCGTCATCCTGCTGCACATCCTGATCGCCTGGGCCCTCATCACGGGCACGGCGCGCAAGGGGCTGGAGATCATCAAGAAGCCGCTCGAAGCGGCCGTGATCCAGGAAGTGATCATCCCGCCTCCGCCGCCGCCCCCGCCGCCGCCCAAGAAGATCGAGACGCCCAAGCAGATCGAGCAGCCCAAGGCACCGCCGCCGCCGTTCGTGCCGCCGCCGGAGGTGACTCCGCCGACGACCACCGCGCCCGTGATCGAGTCGGTGCAGGCGCCCCCGCCGGCCCCGCCGGTGATCGCGCCGCCCCCGCCGCCGGCGGCCCCGCCCGGGCCGGCGAAGGCCGAGATCGGCGTGGTCTGCCCGACGCAGGTCAAGCCCGAGATCCCGCGCCAGGCGCTGCGCGAGGGCATCGAAGGTGAAGTGACCGCGCAGGCCATCATCCGCGGCGGCAAGGTGGTCGAAGTGCAGGTGCTGTCCGGCCCCCGCGCGTACCACAACTCGGTGCGCTCGGCGATGATGCAGTACCAGTGCCAATCGACCGGCGCGGGCGACATCATTGCAACGCAAGTGTTCAACTTCAAGATCAACTGACGGCTCGCGCCGCGTCATCGCAAGAGCGGCTTCCCATTGGGGAAGCCGCTTTTTTTTGCGCGTGCGCCGGAGGTTCGGATCGTTGATGTATTTCGACAACAGACAAGCGCGTTGGCGCCTTTCCCCAAGTGACCCACGGACACGGCTGTGTCACAGTCTTGGCCGGGAGGCGGAGTGCTCGGCACAACTGCACGTCGCCCACCATTCGAGCGGCCTGCCGTCGCCATCGGGGCGGCCGGGTCAAACAGTCAACGGTCTGGAGTCAACATGAAAAGCGGCACCACGGTGTTCCAAAGGACCCAGGTCGCACGCGCCGTTATCACGGCGCTCTGCGGCACTGCGTCCCTGTTCATCGCGCAGGAAACCCTTGCGCAACAATCCCTGCAACGCGTCGAGGTCACGGGCTCGAACATCAAGCGCACGGACACCGAGACGGCTTCCCCCGTCCAGGTGCTGACGCGCGAGGACATCGAGAAGACCGGTCGCCAGTCGATCCAGGAAGTGCTGCGCGGCATCACCGCCGACGGCCTCGGTTCGATCCCCACCTCCTTCTCCAACGGCTTCGCCTCCGGCTCCGCCGCGGTGTCGCTGCGTGGCCTGGGCGTGAACTCCACCCTGGTGCTGGTCAACGGCCGTCGCATGACGACCTACGGCCTGGCCGATGACGGCCAGCGCAACTTCGTCGACCTGAACTCGCTGCCCCTCGAGGCGGTGGACCGCATCGAAGTGCTGAAGGACGGCGCCTCCGCCATCTACGGCGCGGACGCGGTCGGTGGCGTGGTCAACGTCATCCTGCGCAAGAACTACGTGGGCAAGGCGATCGGCGCCTCCTACGGCCAGTCCAGCCGCGGCGACGGCAAGACCGTCCGCGCGTTCGGCTCGATCGGTATCGGCGACCTGTCCAAGGACCGCTACAACGTCTTCATGTCGCTGGAAGCGTCCAAGCAGCAGGAGATCTGGTCCAAGGACCGCGGTTTCATCGGCGAATCCGACCTGCGCAGCCACAACTTCTGGGACACCTCCAACGGCGCTTCCCGCGGCTACCTGGGCGTGACCTCGGCCACGGCCAACTCGCCCTACGGCACGGCCGTCGTCGGTGGCGTTCGCCAGAACATCATCAACTGCTCTCCGGTGGACCCGGTCACGGGCCGCTGCCACTTCAACCCGCTGGTGTACCAGCAGGTGCAGCCGCAGATCGACCGCCTGAACTTCTTCACCCGCGGCACGCTGGAAATCTCCCCGGCGATGACGGGCTACGCCGAGCTGGGCATCTTCAACACCACCACCAAGGCCAGCGGCACCGCCGGCTCCGTGGGCGGTGGCCGGGTGTTCTCGGGCAACCTGTTCAACCCCGCGTTCCTGCAGCCGAACCCGACGATGCCGGCGAACCACCCGGACAACCGTTTCGGCGTGCCGGTGGCGATCAACTACCTGTTCACCGACTACAACGGTCGCAACATCGAAGCCGAGAACACGGTCAGCCGCTTCATCACCGGCCTGCAAGGCTCGGCGCTGGGCTGGGACTACGACACCGCGATCGGCTACATCCGCAGCGAACTGCAGACGACCCGCACCGGTTTCCCGACCGTCAACGGCATCCAGGCTGGCCTGAACAACGGCACGTTCCGCATCCTCGGCCCCGGTGGCCGCAACACCGACGCCGTGCTGAACGCCGTCGCTCCGGCGGTGGGCATCAAGCCGACCAGCTCCGTGGCGCTGATCGACTTCAAGGCGACGCGTGAACTGGCCAACCTGGCTGGCGGCCCCCTGGCCGTCGCCGTCGGTGCCGAAGCACGCCGCGAGAACTCCAACACCCCCGACTACCCTGGCACCAACAACGGCCAGCTGATCGGCCTGGGCTTCTCGTCGTTCAAGGCCGGCCGCACCGTGTCGGCCATGTTCGCGGAAGTGAACGCGCCCGTGTCGAAGATGGTGGAACTGAACGGCGCCGTCCGTGGTGACCACTACTCCGACTTCGGCAACGCCTTCACGCCGAAGGTGGGCTTCAAGATCAAGCCGATCGACTCGGTGGCCTTCCGTGGCACGTACGCGGAAGCGTTCCGTGCGCCTGGCCCGGCCGAGACCGGTGGTTCGAGCTTCGGCTTCACCAACATCGCCATCCTGTCGGCGGGCAACCCGGCCATCAAGCCGGAAAAGGCCAAGAGCTACACCATGGGCTTCGTGCTCGAGCCGTTCGCCGGCTTCAGCTCGACGATCGACTACTGGCGCGTCGAGCGCAAGGACGAGATCCTGCAAGCCGACCCGGCGCTGATCGGTGGTGCCAACACGGGCACGCCGAACTCGCAAGTCGCGGGCAACCTGCCTGGCTCGCTGGTGATCTATGACGCGCTCGGCCAGAAGGTCGCGGTCGCGGCGCCGTTCACCAACGCCTCGCGCACCATGACGGACGGTGTCGACCTCGACGTCAAGTACCGCATGAACCTGGGCAGCTACGGCAAGCTGACGACGGGCCTGTCCTGGACCCACGTCAACCACTACCGTCGCACCAGCGATGGCGTGACCGTCGAGTACGCCGGCACCCACGGCCCGATTGTCCAGAGCTCCGGCTCGGGCACGCCGCGTGACCGCATCTCGCTGACCGCCAGCCTCGACCAGGGTCCGTTCTCGGGCACCGTCGCGGTGAACTACGTCGGCAAGATCAAGCTGGTCGACCACCGCGGTGAGGAAGCCGAAGACGAAGGCGACGGCACCGTCGTCGACGCCGGCAACGGCCTCGTGTGGAACTGGGACGGCGTCAGCAGCCGCCAGTGCGGCGCGTTCAACCTGACCGGCCAGCCGTACAACAACTGCAAGCTGCCGTCGTTCACCACCGTCGACATCTTCGGCAAGTGGACGGTCATGAAGGGCCTGGACCTGAACTTCGGTGTCCAGAACCTGTTCGACCGCAAGGCTCCGTTCGACGCGTACCTGCCGCTGTCCTACGGCGTGAACTGGAACCAGGGCTACCACCAAGCTGGTGCCGTGGGCCGCTACTTCACGCTGGGCGCTCGCTACTCGTTCTAAGCAACGGGTGAGTGACCCGCTGCGGCGGGTCACCCAGACGCCTCAAGGAATCCACCGCTTCGGCGGTGGATTTTTTTTTGGCGGCGGCCAACGTGCGAGGGACCTTGCCGAACCGCTGCCACCGACTTCGTCATCCCCGCGGAGACGGGGATCCATCGCTTCCTACTCCTGTGGCGCGCGACCACGAGACGCAGAGTTGTGGGAGACGCCAACCACTCCTCTGCGGTTGCTGCGACGTTCCGCGCTTCCTGCGTCCGGGTGAAGGCCTTCGACGGGCCGGCTCCAGGCGTGGCTATCGCCCGCGCGAGGCGTGTTCAGTGCGCCTGCTGAGGCAGCTGGCGGACGTCACG includes the following:
- a CDS encoding energy transducer TonB encodes the protein MTTATVHDKRRYGASTPGRRAVGTGIVILLHILIAWALITGTARKGLEIIKKPLEAAVIQEVIIPPPPPPPPPPKKIETPKQIEQPKAPPPPFVPPPEVTPPTTTAPVIESVQAPPPAPPVIAPPPPPAAPPGPAKAEIGVVCPTQVKPEIPRQALREGIEGEVTAQAIIRGGKVVEVQVLSGPRAYHNSVRSAMMQYQCQSTGAGDIIATQVFNFKIN
- a CDS encoding ExbD/TolR family protein, giving the protein MLGKKKPVRSLRATHADPEPMMDINTTPLIDVMLVLLVMLIITIPIQLHAVNLELPVGQPPKSDIKPEKIQIDIDERSTVYWQGLPVTAAELDQKMSELSAQGLQPEIHLRPNKDCQYSVFANVLSTTKRKGLNKVAVIGSEQFVQ
- a CDS encoding TonB-dependent receptor plug domain-containing protein; protein product: MKSGTTVFQRTQVARAVITALCGTASLFIAQETLAQQSLQRVEVTGSNIKRTDTETASPVQVLTREDIEKTGRQSIQEVLRGITADGLGSIPTSFSNGFASGSAAVSLRGLGVNSTLVLVNGRRMTTYGLADDGQRNFVDLNSLPLEAVDRIEVLKDGASAIYGADAVGGVVNVILRKNYVGKAIGASYGQSSRGDGKTVRAFGSIGIGDLSKDRYNVFMSLEASKQQEIWSKDRGFIGESDLRSHNFWDTSNGASRGYLGVTSATANSPYGTAVVGGVRQNIINCSPVDPVTGRCHFNPLVYQQVQPQIDRLNFFTRGTLEISPAMTGYAELGIFNTTTKASGTAGSVGGGRVFSGNLFNPAFLQPNPTMPANHPDNRFGVPVAINYLFTDYNGRNIEAENTVSRFITGLQGSALGWDYDTAIGYIRSELQTTRTGFPTVNGIQAGLNNGTFRILGPGGRNTDAVLNAVAPAVGIKPTSSVALIDFKATRELANLAGGPLAVAVGAEARRENSNTPDYPGTNNGQLIGLGFSSFKAGRTVSAMFAEVNAPVSKMVELNGAVRGDHYSDFGNAFTPKVGFKIKPIDSVAFRGTYAEAFRAPGPAETGGSSFGFTNIAILSAGNPAIKPEKAKSYTMGFVLEPFAGFSSTIDYWRVERKDEILQADPALIGGANTGTPNSQVAGNLPGSLVIYDALGQKVAVAAPFTNASRTMTDGVDLDVKYRMNLGSYGKLTTGLSWTHVNHYRRTSDGVTVEYAGTHGPIVQSSGSGTPRDRISLTASLDQGPFSGTVAVNYVGKIKLVDHRGEEAEDEGDGTVVDAGNGLVWNWDGVSSRQCGAFNLTGQPYNNCKLPSFTTVDIFGKWTVMKGLDLNFGVQNLFDRKAPFDAYLPLSYGVNWNQGYHQAGAVGRYFTLGARYSF
- a CDS encoding ExbD/TolR family protein gives rise to the protein MAMAVGSSDDDDDVISAINTTPLVDVMLVLLIIFLITIPVVTTSIPVQLPKERVEVRETKPENIVISVDNAGNIFWYDSRVPDVENLVGRLKKVATMKPQPEVHIRGDKDGKYTGVGKILYACQRAGVTKVAFITEPPPLGG